A stretch of Cellulosilyticum sp. I15G10I2 DNA encodes these proteins:
- a CDS encoding HAD-IB family hydrolase — MGNGAAFFDIDGTIYREGLITEVFKKMIKYDLIDNSKWHSEVRPAFINWDRRLGDYDTYLLKMVDVYSEAVKGISPFHMAYVAKRVIEQKGDRVYTFSRERIKWHKEEGHKLIAISGSPIELVSEVANKYGMDDYRGTIYEVDKNGKYSGEIIPMWDSKSKKNAILEIVSRNKLDLQACYAYGDTSGDFTMLKMVGYPFAINPTKELITRISEDAELRKKIKIIVERKDVTYRLNIEGLDCFN, encoded by the coding sequence ATGGGTAATGGTGCGGCATTTTTTGATATCGATGGCACAATCTATAGAGAAGGACTGATTACAGAGGTCTTTAAAAAAATGATCAAGTACGATTTAATAGATAATAGTAAATGGCATAGTGAAGTACGTCCAGCTTTTATCAATTGGGATAGAAGGCTGGGGGACTACGATACTTATTTACTTAAAATGGTAGATGTTTACTCAGAAGCTGTAAAAGGCATAAGTCCTTTTCATATGGCTTATGTAGCAAAAAGAGTTATTGAGCAAAAGGGTGATCGTGTATATACTTTTTCAAGAGAAAGAATCAAGTGGCATAAAGAAGAGGGACATAAGCTGATTGCTATCTCAGGCTCTCCTATTGAACTTGTTAGTGAAGTAGCAAATAAGTATGGGATGGATGATTATAGAGGTACCATTTATGAAGTTGATAAAAATGGGAAGTACAGCGGAGAAATAATTCCAATGTGGGACTCTAAGAGCAAGAAAAATGCTATCTTAGAGATAGTTAGCCGTAATAAACTTGATTTACAAGCGTGTTATGCCTATGGGGATACGTCGGGAGATTTTACAATGTTAAAGATGGTAGGTTACCCTTTTGCTATTAATCCAACAAAGGAGCTTATAACGCGGATTAGTGAAGATGCGGAACTTAGAAAAAAAATTAAAATAATTGTAGAGAGAAAAGATGTAACTTACAGGTTAAACATTGAAGGTTTAGATTGTTTCAACTAA
- a CDS encoding methionine ABC transporter ATP-binding protein, which produces MKALGKTFSSSNGEVIALKNINLQINKGDIFGIIGMSGAGKSTLVRCINYLEKPTEGEIWFGDKELGSLDQKSLRQVRQSMGMIFQQFNLWMQRTVLSNICFPLEIAGVSKSEASLRAEELLKLVGLENKAEAYPSQLSGGQKQRVAIARALATNPKVLLCDEATSALDPTTTESILALLKDINQRLGITIIIITHEMSVVEKICSHVAIIDKSQIAEAGRVHDIFTHPKTLAAQKLVYPNDNRINHLIGKRCCRIIFDGSSSYDPAVARMILECKVLVNILYADMKNIDGRAFGELIIQLPEDETSADKVISYLSSKSLQVEEVSGYVE; this is translated from the coding sequence ATGAAAGCTTTAGGTAAAACCTTTTCTTCTTCAAACGGAGAGGTTATAGCTTTAAAAAATATAAATTTGCAGATTAATAAGGGCGATATTTTTGGTATCATTGGTATGAGTGGTGCTGGTAAAAGTACTTTAGTAAGGTGTATTAACTATTTAGAAAAGCCAACAGAAGGAGAAATATGGTTTGGTGATAAGGAGCTTGGAAGTCTTGATCAAAAAAGCTTAAGACAAGTAAGACAGTCGATGGGTATGATTTTTCAACAGTTTAATTTATGGATGCAGCGCACAGTTCTGAGTAATATTTGTTTTCCGCTTGAAATTGCAGGTGTAAGTAAATCAGAAGCTAGTCTTCGGGCAGAAGAATTATTAAAGCTCGTTGGACTTGAAAATAAAGCAGAGGCCTATCCGTCACAACTATCAGGAGGACAAAAACAGCGTGTTGCAATAGCTCGTGCATTGGCGACAAATCCTAAAGTGCTTTTATGTGATGAAGCAACCTCAGCGCTGGATCCGACTACTACAGAATCAATACTTGCCTTATTAAAAGATATTAATCAAAGATTAGGTATTACCATTATTATTATTACTCATGAAATGAGTGTCGTTGAGAAAATATGCTCTCATGTTGCAATTATTGATAAAAGCCAAATTGCAGAAGCTGGGCGGGTACATGATATCTTTACACATCCTAAAACTTTAGCAGCACAAAAACTTGTATATCCTAATGATAACCGTATTAACCATTTAATAGGCAAAAGGTGCTGTCGTATTATATTTGATGGTAGTTCATCTTATGACCCTGCTGTAGCACGTATGATTCTAGAATGCAAAGTGCTGGTTAATATACTTTATGCAGATATGAAGAATATCGATGGCCGGGCATTTGGTGAGCTAATTATTCAGCTGCCAGAAGACGAGACATCTGCAGATAAAGTTATTAGCTATCTCAGTTCGAAAAGCTTACAGGTAGAGGAGGTAAGTGGATATGTGGAATAG
- a CDS encoding DUF3793 family protein, which translates to MDKALLRQFISELNKLEGKEYLLATIAYKTAPTRSGIKPSSLISFSAKHKNLYHLWEKHKEEIGNYLNLDFYELKKTEDWLLILFYDYDMLEKTTTSKTNRIFLKKMGYHSEDTLSRRLAFLKERFRLMCPHEIGVFLGIPIEDVCGFIKHKGTNFLMCKYWKVYHNLEEAKTLFEDYDKAKANVIYAMLNAAS; encoded by the coding sequence ATGGATAAGGCATTATTACGTCAATTTATTTCTGAATTAAATAAGCTTGAGGGCAAAGAATATCTTTTAGCTACAATAGCTTATAAAACTGCACCCACACGAAGTGGGATAAAGCCATCGTCTCTTATTTCCTTCTCAGCTAAGCATAAAAATCTTTACCACTTATGGGAAAAACACAAAGAAGAGATAGGTAATTATTTAAATCTTGATTTTTATGAACTCAAAAAAACTGAGGATTGGCTACTTATTTTATTTTATGACTACGATATGTTAGAAAAAACAACTACCAGTAAAACCAATCGGATTTTTTTAAAAAAGATGGGTTATCATAGTGAAGACACACTTAGCCGAAGGTTAGCATTTTTAAAAGAACGTTTCAGATTGATGTGTCCTCATGAGATTGGTGTCTTTCTTGGTATTCCTATTGAGGATGTATGTGGATTTATTAAACACAAAGGAACTAATTTTTTAATGTGTAAGTACTGGAAAGTATATCATAATCTTGAAGAAGCAAAAACCCTTTTTGAAGATTATGATAAGGCAAAAGCAAATGTAATTTATGCAATGCTTAATGCTGCTTCATAG
- a CDS encoding flavodoxin, with the protein MKNMTIIYWSATGNTEAMALALEEGAKKAGVSVKLLEVGNASKEEVLKADAVALGCPSMGAEELEEEEMEPFIASLEVENLKGKPMLLFGSYDWGDGQWMREWTERMTKLGVLLMEDGLIIQNTPDEDGLNKCREIGEKFASI; encoded by the coding sequence ATGAAAAATATGACTATTATTTATTGGAGTGCAACAGGCAATACAGAGGCAATGGCATTAGCTCTTGAGGAAGGAGCAAAAAAAGCTGGTGTTTCTGTAAAATTACTTGAGGTTGGCAATGCTTCAAAAGAAGAGGTGTTAAAGGCTGATGCAGTAGCATTAGGGTGTCCGTCTATGGGCGCTGAAGAACTTGAGGAAGAAGAGATGGAACCTTTTATAGCATCCTTAGAAGTGGAAAATTTAAAAGGCAAACCTATGCTGTTATTTGGCTCTTATGATTGGGGAGATGGGCAGTGGATGCGTGAATGGACAGAAAGAATGACTAAACTAGGAGTGCTTCTAATGGAAGATGGTTTAATTATCCAAAATACACCTGACGAAGATGGTCTTAATAAGTGTCGAGAAATAGGCGAGAAGTTTGCATCAATATAA
- a CDS encoding GntR family transcriptional regulator, whose amino-acid sequence MSILNGVIKRESPIPLYYQLKEIILSELTSNRLVSGDYLPTENELMAYYQISRATVRQAMSELVNEGYLSRQKGKGTFVSKPKITQQSINRVETYQEKMRKIGKNAGTKVVYCDIIMPSATICQALSLSKQHKVIRLVRIRLVDEEPIVVAETYMPYNVCSFVLEHDLESESLYAILSENEKTRIVTAKRTIEAVLASESAAKMLEITEGDALQVIKTIALNKENIVIEYTTAKYRGDRNLFIVETQVEV is encoded by the coding sequence GTGTCAATTTTAAATGGCGTAATTAAAAGAGAGAGTCCTATACCACTATACTATCAGTTAAAAGAAATTATATTAAGTGAATTGACAAGCAACAGACTAGTATCTGGAGATTATTTGCCAACAGAGAATGAGCTTATGGCGTATTATCAGATTAGCAGAGCAACGGTTCGTCAAGCGATGAGTGAGCTTGTTAATGAAGGGTATTTATCAAGACAAAAAGGAAAGGGTACCTTTGTATCGAAACCTAAGATTACGCAACAATCTATTAATCGCGTAGAAACCTATCAAGAAAAGATGCGAAAAATAGGTAAAAATGCAGGAACTAAAGTTGTATACTGTGATATTATAATGCCCAGTGCAACAATCTGCCAAGCTTTAAGTTTATCTAAGCAGCATAAAGTGATTCGCTTAGTAAGAATCAGGTTAGTAGATGAAGAACCCATTGTAGTTGCAGAAACTTATATGCCTTATAATGTATGCAGTTTTGTATTGGAACATGACTTAGAGAGTGAATCCTTATATGCAATTTTATCTGAGAACGAAAAGACGCGTATTGTCACTGCAAAAAGAACAATAGAAGCAGTACTCGCAAGTGAGAGTGCTGCAAAGATGTTAGAGATAACAGAGGGGGATGCACTTCAAGTTATTAAGACAATAGCTTTAAATAAAGAAAATATTGTTATTGAATATACAACAGCAAAATACCGAGGAGATAGGAATCTATTTATTGTTGAAACACAAGTAGAGGTATAA
- the xylB gene encoding xylulokinase, with the protein MKKYLLAHDLGTSGNKATLYSTDGKLVSSKVYAYDTHFFNTNWAEQDPDMWWRAVAHTTKAILEDVDRKDILAVSFSGQMQGCVCVDREGIHLRPAIIWADQRAQIETQELIKEVGIQKFYKITGHRPSPAYSIEKLMWIKNNEFDVYQKTYKMLLCKDYMVLKLTGKYVTDYSDASGTNALDLNTRQWSEEIVKAAKIDRDKLPMLIPSTQIVGGVTREAARETGLAEGTPIVIGGGDGACAAVGAASINAGDAYGCIGSSSWIALTVDKPIYDDQMRTFNFAHIVPDLIMPCGTMQTGGASYSWLKNQLALYEVSEAKRLGISPYTLINDLAKQSPVGANGLIYLPYLLGERSPRWNVNAKGAFIGLKMESQREDIFRSVLEGVAFNMNTILNCFKKHTAIKEMIVIGGGAKGELWRQIMADIYGVPILKPNFLEEATSMGAAIAAGVGIGVFENFKVINQFLKMEDKIYPIPENQEIYTRMYPIFEQCYTSLVDVYDQLATL; encoded by the coding sequence ATGAAGAAGTATTTATTAGCACACGATTTGGGGACATCTGGAAATAAAGCAACTCTCTATAGTACAGATGGCAAACTAGTTAGTAGTAAGGTATATGCGTATGATACACATTTTTTTAACACCAATTGGGCTGAACAAGACCCAGACATGTGGTGGCGGGCAGTAGCGCATACAACAAAAGCTATATTAGAAGATGTAGATAGGAAAGATATACTGGCAGTATCTTTTAGTGGACAAATGCAAGGATGTGTCTGTGTAGATCGTGAGGGTATCCACTTAAGACCAGCGATTATATGGGCTGATCAAAGAGCGCAAATAGAAACACAGGAACTTATAAAAGAAGTTGGCATACAAAAGTTTTATAAGATAACAGGTCATAGACCTAGCCCTGCCTATAGCATAGAAAAGCTTATGTGGATCAAAAATAATGAATTTGATGTCTATCAAAAGACTTATAAAATGTTGCTTTGTAAGGATTATATGGTTTTAAAATTAACTGGTAAGTACGTTACAGATTACTCAGATGCCTCAGGGACTAATGCGTTAGACTTAAATACCAGACAATGGTCAGAAGAAATTGTTAAGGCAGCAAAAATAGATCGTGATAAACTACCCATGTTAATACCATCAACGCAAATTGTAGGAGGTGTTACCCGTGAAGCCGCCAGGGAAACTGGTTTGGCTGAAGGGACCCCAATTGTAATTGGTGGTGGTGATGGCGCGTGTGCAGCAGTAGGCGCGGCAAGTATTAATGCTGGAGATGCCTATGGCTGCATAGGCTCATCTTCGTGGATTGCACTTACAGTGGATAAGCCCATTTATGATGATCAGATGAGAACTTTTAACTTTGCACATATTGTACCAGACCTTATTATGCCATGTGGCACAATGCAAACAGGAGGTGCTTCATATAGCTGGCTTAAAAATCAACTGGCTTTATATGAGGTCAGTGAAGCTAAACGATTAGGGATAAGTCCGTATACACTTATCAATGACTTAGCTAAGCAATCTCCGGTAGGAGCAAATGGGCTGATCTATCTCCCTTACCTTTTAGGTGAGCGAAGCCCAAGATGGAATGTCAATGCCAAGGGAGCATTTATAGGACTTAAGATGGAAAGCCAAAGAGAAGATATTTTTCGTTCAGTATTAGAAGGTGTGGCATTTAATATGAACACTATTTTAAATTGTTTTAAAAAACATACAGCAATTAAAGAAATGATTGTCATTGGGGGCGGAGCAAAGGGGGAACTATGGCGGCAGATTATGGCCGATATTTATGGAGTGCCTATTCTAAAACCCAATTTTCTAGAGGAAGCGACGTCTATGGGGGCTGCTATAGCAGCTGGCGTTGGCATAGGGGTATTTGAAAACTTTAAGGTAATCAATCAGTTTCTTAAAATGGAGGATAAGATTTATCCTATCCCTGAAAATCAAGAGATTTATACAAGAATGTATCCAATTTTTGAACAGTGCTACACATCACTTGTTGATGTGTATGACCAATTAGCGACATTATAA
- a CDS encoding HD-GYP domain-containing protein → MFYKISKLFRVQHVHDVIECLTAALEAKDIYTSGHSSRVAAMSFDLARSMGIKGVMLEDIHIAAHLHDIGKMGVPENILNKKGKLLPHEWTQIQRHPEIGYAILSKSRQLDKIAEMVLYHHERWDGKGYPHALKKDKIPLGSRIIAVADGIDAMTSARPYREAMSWEDCMEEVLLNKELQFDPVVVEAALRIWKKWEYQPKAS, encoded by the coding sequence ATGTTTTATAAGATCTCTAAATTGTTTCGTGTGCAGCATGTGCATGATGTTATTGAATGCCTTACTGCTGCACTTGAAGCTAAAGATATTTATACGAGTGGACATTCTTCACGGGTAGCAGCTATGTCCTTTGATCTAGCAAGATCTATGGGTATTAAAGGGGTTATGCTTGAGGATATACATATAGCGGCACATCTTCATGATATAGGTAAAATGGGAGTGCCAGAAAATATTTTAAATAAAAAAGGAAAATTATTGCCGCATGAGTGGACACAGATACAAAGACATCCTGAGATTGGGTATGCTATTTTAAGTAAGTCAAGGCAACTTGATAAAATTGCAGAGATGGTACTTTATCATCATGAAAGATGGGATGGTAAGGGATATCCTCATGCACTTAAAAAAGATAAAATCCCACTGGGATCAAGAATTATTGCAGTAGCTGATGGTATTGATGCAATGACATCAGCTAGGCCTTATCGGGAGGCTATGTCGTGGGAAGACTGTATGGAAGAAGTACTTTTAAACAAGGAATTGCAGTTTGACCCAGTTGTGGTAGAAGCAGCACTGCGCATATGGAAAAAATGGGAATATCAGCCAAAAGCCAGCTGA
- a CDS encoding transaldolase family protein: protein MRIYIDTANTSDIKRIITKFPVDGVTTNPSLLAREKMNPMAQLKKIISLLEKDMEIHAQVLSSSAEDMIIEADYMRRQLGEQIFIKVPVTHEGIKAMKELSKAGFNLTATAIYTPMQAVMAAKAGARWTAPYVNRLDMIGANGVQVAIDIHNILTQMKGKTGLLAASFKNVEQILKLAEAGAGAVTVAPELLEQFLYHPLTEKAVTDFTNDFECITAKGATMKGL from the coding sequence ATGAGAATTTATATTGACACAGCAAATACATCAGATATTAAAAGGATTATTACTAAGTTTCCCGTAGATGGGGTAACAACTAATCCGTCACTTTTAGCAAGAGAAAAAATGAATCCGATGGCGCAGCTTAAAAAAATAATAAGTTTGTTAGAAAAAGATATGGAGATTCATGCACAAGTGCTTTCAAGTAGTGCAGAAGATATGATTATTGAAGCTGATTATATGAGAAGACAGTTAGGAGAACAAATTTTTATTAAAGTACCTGTAACCCATGAAGGCATAAAAGCAATGAAAGAGCTTAGTAAAGCAGGTTTTAATCTAACAGCGACTGCTATTTATACACCTATGCAAGCTGTAATGGCTGCAAAAGCAGGGGCTAGATGGACAGCTCCATATGTAAATAGGCTTGATATGATAGGGGCTAATGGTGTACAGGTAGCAATTGATATTCACAATATCTTAACTCAAATGAAGGGTAAAACAGGTTTGCTTGCTGCAAGTTTTAAAAACGTAGAACAAATCTTGAAACTTGCAGAAGCAGGAGCAGGAGCTGTGACTGTAGCACCTGAACTTTTAGAACAGTTTTTATATCACCCGCTTACAGAAAAAGCAGTAACAGACTTTACAAATGACTTTGAATGTATTACGGCGAAAGGCGCTACAATGAAGGGGTTATAA
- a CDS encoding MetQ/NlpA family ABC transporter substrate-binding protein, whose translation MKKIIAGLIVSTLTLSLFAGCGKKEDNKIVIGASVTPHAEILGIAKDVLKEKGYELEIKEFTDYVQPNLTLESKELDANYFQHQPYLDNFNEENKTNLVSVASVHYEPLGIYAGKTKSLDDIQDGATIAVPNDTTNEARALLLLETIGLIKVSPDAGLKATINDIIENPKNIKIQELESAQLSRALPDVDFAVINGNNALQAGLNAATDALAKEEQDSLAATTFANILVVRVGDEKREDIKALIEALKSDQVKAFIEEKYQGAVVPIF comes from the coding sequence ATGAAAAAAATAATAGCAGGATTAATCGTTTCAACACTTACTCTTTCACTTTTTGCAGGTTGTGGAAAAAAGGAAGATAATAAAATTGTAATAGGTGCATCAGTAACACCTCATGCAGAAATATTAGGCATAGCCAAAGATGTGCTTAAAGAAAAAGGTTATGAACTGGAGATCAAAGAATTTACAGATTATGTACAACCTAACCTTACACTTGAGAGTAAAGAACTAGATGCGAACTATTTTCAGCACCAACCTTATTTAGATAACTTTAATGAAGAAAACAAAACAAATCTTGTATCAGTGGCCTCTGTTCATTATGAACCGCTTGGTATTTATGCAGGCAAAACTAAGTCGCTTGATGACATTCAGGACGGCGCCACTATTGCTGTACCAAATGATACAACAAATGAAGCAAGAGCACTACTTTTATTAGAGACAATAGGTCTTATTAAAGTAAGCCCGGATGCAGGGCTTAAAGCGACAATTAATGATATTATTGAAAATCCTAAAAACATTAAGATTCAAGAGCTTGAGTCTGCACAACTTTCCAGGGCTTTACCAGATGTAGACTTTGCTGTTATCAATGGGAATAATGCACTGCAGGCAGGACTTAATGCAGCGACTGATGCACTTGCAAAAGAAGAGCAGGATTCACTTGCAGCTACGACTTTTGCTAACATCCTTGTTGTTCGTGTAGGAGATGAAAAACGTGAAGATATTAAAGCTTTGATTGAAGCTTTAAAAAGTGACCAAGTTAAAGCCTTTATAGAAGAAAAATATCAAGGAGCTGTTGTACCTATATTTTAA
- a CDS encoding Fur family transcriptional regulator, translating into MNLKKNLNKRGFRLTKQRQAVMEVVLNTKGKHLSSGEIFEMVKHNHPSIGLATVYRTLPLLEKMNLLSKISLDDGCIRYEALTAKEQGHHHLICIKCGAVYEIKEDLLGVREKEILEQNHFNAANYMVKIYGYCISCIDKDNEI; encoded by the coding sequence ATGAATTTAAAAAAAAACTTAAATAAAAGAGGTTTTAGGCTTACAAAACAAAGACAGGCAGTAATGGAAGTTGTTTTAAATACAAAAGGTAAACACTTAAGCAGTGGAGAAATCTTTGAGATGGTCAAACATAACCATCCGAGTATCGGATTGGCGACTGTCTACCGAACATTGCCCCTTCTAGAGAAAATGAACTTACTAAGTAAGATTTCTTTAGATGATGGCTGTATCAGATATGAGGCTCTTACTGCTAAAGAACAAGGGCATCATCACCTGATATGTATAAAATGCGGTGCTGTTTATGAGATTAAGGAAGATCTATTGGGTGTTCGTGAAAAAGAAATACTTGAGCAAAATCATTTTAATGCTGCAAATTATATGGTTAAGATTTATGGGTACTGTATATCTTGTATAGACAAAGATAATGAAATATAA
- a CDS encoding sodium-dependent transporter, with protein MNNRSEFSSKLGFVLAAAGSAVGLGNIWRFPYLAAKYGGGLFLLIYIFFVVTFGFAIMMVEIAIGRKTKLSPIGAYKALHTKYSFIGIIASLVAFLILPYYSVIGGWVIKYFVTFLTGGQAATANDTFFVTFITSPLQPVLWQIVFVLATLAVVWRGVKDGIEKASKILMPMLVVLSVGVALYALTLPGAFEGVKYFLIPDFSRFSVQAVLAALGQMFYSLSLAMGVMITYGSYLNKDDDLEKSVKQIEFFDAGIAILAGFMIIPAVFAFSGGDEAALNAGPGLMFVTLPKVFDTMGMSALVGGIFFLLVLFAALTSAISLMEAVVSTVCDQFKFSRKKSALIVAFTAIILGIPSSLGNGIWSHFTVMNMAFLDLMDFITNAVLMPIGALLTCIFIGYVIGVDAIVDEVKKSSQFKREKVFRIMIKYVAPICIIAILISSVLSAFGIIVL; from the coding sequence ATGAATAACAGGAGTGAATTTTCTAGCAAGCTCGGATTTGTGCTTGCAGCAGCAGGTTCAGCAGTAGGGCTTGGAAATATTTGGAGATTTCCATATCTTGCAGCAAAATATGGTGGAGGACTATTTCTGCTGATTTATATTTTCTTTGTCGTTACTTTTGGATTTGCGATTATGATGGTAGAGATTGCAATCGGAAGAAAAACAAAGCTAAGTCCAATTGGAGCTTATAAAGCGCTTCATACCAAGTACAGCTTTATAGGTATTATAGCCTCACTGGTAGCTTTTTTGATTTTACCTTATTACAGTGTAATTGGTGGATGGGTTATTAAATATTTTGTAACTTTTCTAACTGGTGGGCAGGCAGCTACAGCTAATGATACCTTTTTTGTAACATTTATTACCTCACCTTTGCAGCCGGTTTTATGGCAGATCGTGTTTGTTTTAGCGACACTGGCAGTTGTTTGGCGAGGGGTAAAAGATGGTATTGAGAAGGCAAGTAAAATACTTATGCCGATGTTAGTGGTTCTTTCAGTTGGAGTAGCACTCTATGCACTTACCTTACCTGGGGCCTTTGAAGGGGTAAAATACTTTCTGATCCCTGATTTTTCACGTTTTTCAGTACAAGCTGTTTTAGCAGCGTTAGGTCAGATGTTTTATTCACTATCTCTTGCAATGGGAGTTATGATCACCTATGGTTCATATCTTAACAAAGATGATGACCTTGAAAAATCAGTTAAACAAATTGAATTTTTTGATGCAGGAATTGCAATACTCGCAGGATTTATGATTATTCCAGCTGTATTTGCCTTTTCTGGAGGTGATGAGGCAGCACTCAATGCTGGACCAGGACTTATGTTCGTAACATTACCAAAGGTATTTGATACTATGGGAATGAGCGCTTTAGTGGGAGGTATATTCTTTCTACTTGTACTTTTTGCGGCACTTACATCTGCTATTTCGCTTATGGAAGCAGTTGTTTCAACAGTATGTGATCAGTTTAAATTCTCAAGAAAAAAATCTGCACTTATTGTTGCGTTTACAGCTATTATCTTAGGCATTCCATCTTCACTAGGAAATGGGATTTGGAGTCATTTTACAGTAATGAATATGGCATTTTTAGATTTAATGGATTTCATTACAAATGCAGTACTTATGCCTATTGGTGCGTTATTAACCTGTATATTTATAGGTTATGTTATAGGTGTGGATGCTATAGTAGATGAAGTAAAAAAATCTTCTCAATTTAAGAGAGAAAAAGTTTTTAGAATTATGATCAAATATGTAGCGCCTATTTGTATTATTGCAATACTTATCAGTTCCGTGCTATCTGCATTTGGTATAATCGTACTATAA
- a CDS encoding DUF2325 domain-containing protein, with product MSIVLVGGHDRMHEAYKGICSKRGHRVKVYTQLPARFDKMIGTPDGIVLFTGTVSHKMMHIAVKEAKRKNIPIVRCHNSSGNSLESILEQFEKELAVASY from the coding sequence ATGAGCATAGTACTTGTTGGAGGACATGATAGAATGCATGAGGCGTATAAGGGCATCTGTTCAAAACGCGGGCATCGGGTGAAGGTTTATACCCAGCTGCCCGCTAGGTTTGATAAGATGATTGGAACGCCGGATGGGATTGTATTATTTACGGGGACTGTTTCCCATAAAATGATGCATATTGCAGTAAAAGAAGCTAAAAGAAAAAATATACCTATTGTAAGATGCCATAATAGTAGTGGTAACTCACTTGAAAGTATATTAGAGCAATTTGAGAAAGAATTGGCAGTGGCATCTTATTAA
- a CDS encoding methionine ABC transporter permease, which translates to MWNSTIIQMLAKGVFETLYMTLLSTLLAYIIGLPLGVILVTTEKGGILPNIGLNKILNIIVNLARSIPFLILLIAVLPITRFITGTTIGSTATVVPLVIAAAPFIARLVESSIKEIDKGIIEAALSMGASPFQIIYKVMVPEATPSLIVGAAIATTTILGYSAMAGIVGGGGLGTIAINYGYYRYEKGIMIVTVILLIIIVQILQEIGMKIASKKDKRK; encoded by the coding sequence ATGTGGAATAGTACGATTATACAAATGCTAGCAAAAGGCGTATTTGAAACCTTATATATGACTTTACTATCTACTTTATTAGCCTATATAATTGGTCTGCCCCTAGGAGTTATACTTGTGACAACTGAAAAGGGAGGCATACTTCCAAATATTGGACTCAATAAAATACTTAATATTATTGTTAACTTAGCAAGATCTATACCTTTTCTTATTTTACTTATTGCAGTGCTGCCAATAACACGTTTTATTACAGGAACGACTATTGGCTCAACAGCAACAGTAGTACCGCTTGTTATAGCTGCGGCACCTTTTATTGCAAGGCTTGTAGAATCATCTATTAAAGAAATTGATAAAGGTATTATTGAAGCTGCACTATCCATGGGGGCAAGTCCGTTCCAAATTATTTACAAGGTTATGGTCCCAGAAGCAACCCCTTCACTTATTGTAGGAGCAGCTATCGCCACTACAACCATACTTGGGTATTCAGCCATGGCAGGCATAGTCGGTGGAGGCGGACTTGGCACTATAGCGATTAACTATGGGTACTACAGATATGAAAAGGGCATTATGATTGTTACCGTTATACTGCTTATTATCATTGTCCAGATTTTACAAGAAATAGGCATGAAGATTGCTAGCAAGAAAGATAAAAGAAAATAA